Proteins found in one Populus alba chromosome 14, ASM523922v2, whole genome shotgun sequence genomic segment:
- the LOC118051867 gene encoding tryptophan aminotransferase-related protein 4, which yields MISLYFGGGWEQRWTKLAAEEAENVASISCSGHGRAFLDSLGAGIGEPICECNACFKGSDCSEFVPDCVVDADSGDPMFLEPFWLKHAASSAVVVPGWHRMSYEFNDCSLISKELKMLIRKLHATVGNANTDGRYMIFGSGATQLLNAAVHSLSSHDDPSSPSRIVASVPYYPVYKEQTQFFQSNNYKFSGETSMWKDNMDSLSNYIEFVTSPNNPDGQLKKAVLQGSSVKTIHDLAYFWPHFTPIPAPADEDLMVFTISKLTGHAGSRFGWALIKNEAVYQRMLAYMSLSTHGVPRETQLRVLKLLKVVLEEKGREMFEFGYEAMRNRWKKLSKILSISKRFSLQDLEHQNCSFSKRFRAPSPGNSHR from the exons ATGATCAGTTTGTATTTTGGTGGTGGATGGGAGCAAAGATGGACAAAGTTGGCGGCAGAAGAAGCCGAAAATGTTGCATCTATCTCTTGCTCAGGCCACGGAAGGGCATTCTTAGATAGTTTAGGTGCTGGTATTGGCGAGCCCATTTGTGAATGTAATGCTTGCTTCAAAGGCTCTGATTGCTCAGAGTTCGTTCCTGATTGTGTGGTGGATGCAGACAG TGGAGATCCCATGTTCCTGGAGCCCTTCTGGCTGAAGCATGCAGCTAGCAGTGCTGTCGTGGTTCCAGGATGGCATCGTATGAGCTACGAATTCAATGATTGTTCTCTCATCTCAAAAGAACTCAAGATGCTCATCCGAAAACTTCATGCTACTGTAGGAAATGCTAACACAGATGGAAGATACATGATTTTTGGTTCTGGGGCGACCCAACTTCTTAATGCAGCTGTGCATTCTCTTTCCTCTCATGATGATCCATCTTCCCCTTCAAGGATTGTAGCTTCAGTCCCATACTACCCG GTTTATAAAGAGCAAACACAGTTCTTCCAATCTAATAATTACAAATTTAGTGGAGAAACTTCAATGTGGAAAGACAATATGGATTCCTTGAGCAATTATATTGAGTTTGTGACTTCACCAAACAATCCTGATGGTCAATTAAAGAAAGCAGTTCTTCAAGGATCATCAGTAAAGACAATTCATGATCTTGCCTACTTCTGGCCTCATTTTACACCAATCCCAGCTCCAGCCGATGAAGACCTCATGGTATTTACAATTTCTAAGCTCACCGGCCATGCTGGCAGTAGATTCGG GTGGGCACTGATAAAGAATGAGGCCGTGTACCAAAGAATGCTAGCATATATGAGTCTAAGTACGCATGGGGTTCCTCGAGAAACTCAATTACGAGTTTTGAAGCTTCTAAAAGTAGTCCTCGaagaaaaaggaagggaaaTGTTCGAGTTCGGATATGAAGCAATGAGGAATCGGTGGAAAAAACTGAGCAAAATCTTATCGATTTCAAAACGATTTTCTCTCCAAGATCTTGAGCATCAGAATTGTTCTTTTTCCAAAAGATTCCGGGCGCCTTCTCCAGGTAATTCTCACCGGTGA
- the LOC118040694 gene encoding tryptophan aminotransferase-related protein 4: protein MAKTQSLKHVLCLVCSIILNIFFLFKVGGEWNLSWSKTAATEAEAVAAISCSGHGRAYLDGLVLDGNKGPVCECNTCYGGPDCSQFFPECSADANGGDPLFLEPFWMQNAASSALLVAGWHRMSYSYGDQSTISKELERHIRKLHDTVGNAATEGRYVVFGAGSTQLLSAAVYALSPDNSSSPARVVASIPFYPVYEMQTDFFQSVDFHFQGDTSFWKNKSDTDTEIIEFVTSPNNPDGQLNTAVLHGPNVKEIYDHAYYWPHFTAIPAPADGDVMIFTLSKLTGHAGSRFGWAIIKDKDIYQRMLTYLTLNTLGVSKDSQLRALKLLKVVLATGGREIFEFGHETMRKRWEKLNKVISTSKRFSLQKIMPKYCTYFQQIRGASPAYGWLKCEKQEDKHCYAVLQAAANITGRQGSLFFAEDRYVRLSLIRSQDDFDLLLDKLNGVVAGEEGARTM from the exons ATGGCCAAGACCCAGAGCTTAAAACATGTGCTGTGTTTGGTTTGTTCAATAATTCTcaatatcttctttctttttaaagtgGGTGGTGAGTGGAATCTGAGTTGGAGCAAAACGGCAGCGACCGAAGCTGAGGCTGTAGCAGCAATATCATGCTCGGGACATGGAAGAGCCTACTTGGATGGTTTGGTTCTTGATGGAAATAAAGGACCAGTTTGTGAGTGCAACACTTGCTATGGAGGCCCTGACTGTTCTCAGTTCTTCCCTGAATGTTCTGCAGACGCTAACGG TGGGGATCCTTTATTCTTGGAGCCCTTCTGGATGCAGAATGCAGCCAGCAGTGCACTTCTAGTTGCAGGGTGGCACAGGATGAGCTACTCGTATGGTGATCAGTCTACCATCTCTAAAGAGCTCGAGAGACACATCCGCAAACTACATGATACTGTAGGAAATGCAGCCACGGAAGGAAGATATGTTGTGTTTGGTGCCGGCTCAACCCAACTCCTCAGTGCTGCGGTTTATGCTTTATCTCCAGATAACTCCTCGTCGCCTGCCAGGGTGGTGGCTTCAATCCCTTTTTATCCG GTTTATGAAATGCAAACAGACTTTTTTCAATCAGTAGATTTCCATTTTCAAGGGGATACATCCTTTTGGAAGAACAAGTCAGACACTGATACAGAAATAATCGAGTTTGTAACTTCACCAAACAATCCTGATGGGCAGCTGAATACGGCTGTCCTCCATGGCCCAAATGTCAAAGAAATCTATGACCATGCGTATTATTGGCCACATTTTACAGCAATTCCGGCTCCGGCAGATGGTGATGTGATGATATTCACTCTTTCTAAGCTCACTGGTCATGCTGGATCTAGATTCGG GTGGGCAATCATCAAGGACAAGGACATCTACCAAAGAATGTTAACCTACCTAACCTTAAATACCTTGGGAGTTTCTAAGGACAGTCAGTTGAGAGCTTTAAAACTTCTAAAAGTAGTTCTTGCAACGGGAGGAAGGGAGATATTTGAATTCGGACACGAGACAATGAGGAAACGCTGGGAAAAATTGAACAAGGTCATTTCAACGTCTAAACGCTTCTCCCTGCAAAAAATCATGCCCAAGTACTGCACCTACTTCCAGCAAATCAGGGGAGCTTCACCAG CTTACGGGTGGCTGAAGTGTGAGAAGCAAGAAGATAAACACTGTTATGCAGTCCTGCAAGCAGCTGCCAATATCACCGGCCGTCAGGGCAGTCTTTTCTTCGCAGAAGATCGTTATGTGCGCCTGAGCCTCATCAGAAGCCAAGATGATTTCGATTTACTGCTCGACAAATTAAACGGGGTAGTCGCAGGAGAAGAAGGTGCTAGAACCATGTGA